From Hyphomicrobiales bacterium 4NK60-0047b, one genomic window encodes:
- a CDS encoding sulfite exporter TauE/SafE family protein translates to MQVYLPIAEISVNIFAIFAMGGAVGFLSGLFGVGGGFLMTPLLIFTGIPPTVAVATGANQIVASSISGALAQWKRGNVDVKLGTILLIGGIVGSFIGVELVRWLRSIGQIDLIISLAYVTFLGVIGGLMMLESLNAMRRSKLDITPKRNKSRHSWIHGLPLKVRFHRSKLFISALPPLILGLLVGLLVALMGVGGGFIIVPAMIYLLRIPTNIVVGTSLFQIVFVTAIVTILHSTSNQTVDVVLALLLMIGGVIGAQFGVRVGQHLRGEQMRALLGFMVLAVCLRMLVDLIIEPDELYSVSQMLGGF, encoded by the coding sequence ATGCAAGTTTATTTGCCGATAGCTGAAATCTCCGTCAATATATTTGCGATTTTTGCAATGGGGGGAGCGGTTGGTTTCCTTTCTGGCCTTTTTGGGGTTGGAGGGGGCTTTCTTATGACGCCCTTATTGATCTTTACTGGCATTCCACCAACCGTAGCTGTTGCGACGGGAGCTAATCAAATTGTTGCGTCTTCTATTTCAGGTGCTTTGGCACAATGGAAACGTGGGAATGTTGATGTCAAGCTTGGCACTATCTTACTGATTGGCGGTATTGTTGGGTCTTTTATTGGTGTTGAGCTGGTCCGTTGGCTTCGCTCTATTGGTCAAATTGATCTGATTATTTCATTAGCTTATGTGACGTTTCTTGGTGTTATTGGCGGTTTGATGATGCTTGAGAGCTTGAACGCGATGCGTCGTTCAAAGTTAGATATTACTCCCAAACGGAATAAATCACGTCATAGCTGGATTCATGGCTTGCCGCTTAAAGTGCGATTTCATCGTTCTAAATTATTTATCAGTGCGCTACCTCCTTTGATCTTAGGTTTATTGGTTGGTTTGTTGGTTGCCCTTATGGGTGTTGGTGGTGGTTTTATTATTGTGCCGGCCATGATTTATCTATTGCGGATCCCTACGAATATTGTTGTTGGGACGTCTCTTTTTCAAATTGTATTTGTAACGGCTATTGTTACCATTCTTCATTCAACCTCAAATCAAACTGTTGATGTTGTCTTAGCACTTTTATTGATGATTGGAGGGGTGATTGGGGCGCAATTTGGTGTTCGTGTTGGGCAGCATTTGCGTGGTGAACAAATGAGAGCTTTGCTGGGTTTTATGGTTCTTGCGGTTTGTTTGCGTATGCTTGTTGATTTGATTATTGAGCCTGATGAGCTTTATTCTGTTTCTCAGATGTTGGGGGGCTTTTAA